A genome region from Arachis duranensis cultivar V14167 chromosome 8, aradu.V14167.gnm2.J7QH, whole genome shotgun sequence includes the following:
- the LOC107460106 gene encoding leucine-rich repeat receptor-like protein kinase PXC1: protein MDKVPLLILTLALAFMCFKCESAPQNDTHALTQFRLQTDAHASLLTNWTGADACAAASTWRGVECSPNGRVVALSLPSLNLRGPIHSLSLLSYLRFLDLHDNRLNGTVSTLCNCTDLELLYLSGNDFSGEVPLEISSLRLLVRLDISDNNLRGPVPKEISSLTHLLTLRLQNNALSGEVPDFSSSLVNLKELNITNNELVGHLPNSMLNRFGIASFAGNGALCGDSPLPKCSSTETPSPSSSSDNKTGPSNPSVIPKTSSVVAVPKNPPSRKGLSPGVIVAIVVAVCVVFLVVVSFTVAHCCTGGRTSNSMVGSESGKRKSESSYGVYASGSGAERDSDGTVDTERSRLVFFDRRSQFELEDLLRASAEMLGKGSLGTVYRAVLDDGCTVAVKRLKDANPCERSEFEQYMDVVGKMKHPNIARLIAFYYAKEEKLLVYDYLPNGSLHTLLHGNRGAGRIPLDWTTRISLVLGAARGLARIHAEYSAAKIPHGNIKSSNVLLDKNGAACISDFGLFLLLNPVHAIAKLGGYKAPEQSEHKKLSQQADVYSFGVLILEVLTGKAPSHQHPSMPRPRTELEEPHLDLPKWVRSLVKDSEEWNAEVFDQELLRYKNIEDELLAMMNVGLVCTELEPEKRPTTLEVVKMIEDIRVEQSPLVEDFDESRNSLSPSIPTTEDGMA from the exons ATGGACAAGGTTCCTCTTCTTATTCTTACTTTGGCATTGGCGTTTATGTGCTTCAAATGTGAGagtgcaccacaaaatgataCACACGCACTCACCCAATTCCGCCTCCAAACCGACGCACACGCCTCTCTCCTAACAAACTGGACAGGCGCCGATGCTTGCGCCGCGGCCTCCACTTGGCGCGGCGTCGAGTGCTCCCCAAACGGCAGAGTGGTGGCACTCTCCCTCCCTTCCCTCAATCTCCGAGGCCCCATCCATTCCCTTTCATTACTTTCCTACCTCCGATTCCTTGATCTCCACGACAATCGCCTAAACGGCACCGTTTCCACTCTTTGCAACTGCACCGACCTCGAACTCCTCTATCTCTCCGGAAACGACTTTTCCGGCGAGGTTCCTCTGGAGATTTCCTCCCTCAGGCTCCTCGTGAGGCTTGACATCTCCGATAACAACCTCCGAGGACCGGTTCCCAAGGAAATTTCAAGTTTAACTCACCTCCTCACGCTCCGCCTCCAGAACAACGCTCTTTCCGGCGAAGTCCCCGATTTCTCTTCTTCCCTCGTTAACCTCAAGGAGCTCAACATAACCAATAACGAACTCGTCGGACACTTACCGAATTCCATGCTCAACAGGTTTGGTATTGCAAGCTTCGCTGGGAATGGCGCACTTTGTGGTGATTCACCACTGCCAAAATGTTCCTCCACCGAGACTCCTTCTCCTTCGTCCTCTTCTGATAACAAAACTGGTCCTTCAAACCCGAGCGTCATACCGAAAACGAGTAGCGTAGTCGCAGTTCCGAAGAACCCACCATCACGGAAAGGTTTAAGTCCGGGGGTGATCGTGGCAATTGTAGTGGCGGTTTGCGTGGTGTTTCTTGTGGTTGTCTCTTTCACCGTGGCGCACTGCTGCACCGGTGGGAGAACCTCAAACTCAATG GTTGGGAGTGAAAGCGGCAAGAGGAAGAGTGAGAGCAGCTACGGGGTGTACGCTAGTGGCAGCGGGGCAGAAAGGGACAGTGATGGAACGGTGGACACTGAGCGGAGCAGGCTGGTGTTCTTCGACAGGAGAAGCCAGTTTGAGCTGGAGGATCTGCTTCGCGCATCGGCAGAGATGCTCGGGAAGGGGAGCTTGGGGACTGTGTATAGGGCGGTGCTGGATGACGGGTGCACGGTGGCGGTGAAGAGGCTGAAGGATGCGAACCCTTGTGAGAGGAGCGAGTTTGAGCAGTACATGGATGTTGTGGGGAAGATGAAGCACCCAAACATTGCGAGGCTCATAGCGTTTTACTATGCCAAGGAAGAAAAGCTTCTTGTCTATGATTATCTTCCCAATGGAAGCTTGCATACACTTCTTCATG GGAACCGTGGAGCAGGAAGAATCCCATTAGATTGGACGACAAGAATAAGCCTGGTGTTAGGAGCAGCCAGAGGACTAGCTCGCATTCATGCAGAGTACAGTGCTGCCAAGATCCCTCACGGCAACATCAAATCTTCCAACGTCCTTCTCGACAAGAACGGCGCTGCATGCATCTCCGACTTcggcctcttcctcctccttaaTCCCGTCCACGCCATAGCCAAGTTGGGCGGTTACAAAGCACCGGAGCAATCAGAACACAAGAAACTTTCCCAGCAAGCCGATGTCTACAGCTTCGGCGTCTTGATCTTGGAGGTTCTAACTGGCAAAGCACCGTCTCATCAGCATCCTTCCATGCCGCGACCTCGGACGGAGTTGGAGGAACCACACTTGGATCTTCCCAAATGGGTTCGTTCCCTTGTGAAGGATAGTGAGGAGTGGAACGCGGAGGTGTTTGATCAGGAACTGCTGAGGTACAAGAACATTGAGGATGAGCTTCTCGCCATGATGAATGTGGGGTTGGTTTGTACGGAATTGGAGCCTGAGAAGAGGCCAACTACGTTGGAAGTTGTGAAGATGATTGAGGATATCAGGGTGGAACAATCGCCTCTTGTGGAGGATTTTGATGAGTCGCGCAATTCGCTTTCGCCTTCCATTCCCACCACTGAAGATGGCATGGCCTAG
- the LOC107460092 gene encoding LOW QUALITY PROTEIN: uncharacterized protein LOC107460092 (The sequence of the model RefSeq protein was modified relative to this genomic sequence to represent the inferred CDS: inserted 1 base in 1 codon) has product MGALATLPPWTSEDDPLLKNAVEAGASLESLAKGAVQFSRRYSFREIRDRWYSILYDPIISAEASAGMTDFEISTSPLPSKFIKFGNSRECKIDSAKRKAESVRTSYYAMRKRIRNDAFNSIDLGFLVDPENDNYGVNGSESLPKNCLAEGETSNHFGFHGSHTDPAQYSFPENMMNGGAITNGVTVHAYYTGAKDPVQDNIPAEQQDVLREEPQFLRGDVSNEAAEQMGVPEELAIDSFIDDDNLETPFDQINSDPGNLCSEFDGNDVFDSSEMECGTSFNGLHLSPLPEMPVWKTHASIQEPEMPCGDFKDSIACGEAYLAELSNSLLNFTNEEELYLMDVDEKDGIDKPYYDGLSSLLLSSPNDVSQDQMPEKAEAESSVASQAKVSNLSVSCHAKVDDNNRLQSSDAQTVQKSDIQVSSSASVKDPRFPELINGVVFCALNTEEPEVPCNVDVFLLPLDVPPSTSPYSSEWVYTESNKPISSCVQDYGFSNHKALERSRMTKVEQKKPAEFRGSSQVMGSPPFPGVKCEFSNAHASHIASRSAVTVSGGLGGNKASTTNAIMHANPKDTPINVGSTHCLNSRVTNCYSEKPTLGSNDFRNHPYSDGSGMKQAENLPLPIQDRHLQHAEVGSSDVPKSHLVAISPTLDEEEQYMESDDDVPCYSDIEAMILDMDLDPDDQDLFYNEEVSTYQHEETKRTIIRLEQGAHSYMQRAIALHEAIAILYGRHSKHYIKKAEVLLGRATEGVPVDIDLGKGGYANKISRRQAIIKLDNDGSFYIKNFGKTSILVNNKEVQTGQSQRLHSNCLIELRGMPFIXETNPSRVKQYPDQHITDNS; this is encoded by the exons ATGGGTGCTCTTGCCACTCTGCCTCCTTGGACTTCCGAGGACGACCCTCTCCTCAAGAACGCCGTTGag GCCGGTGCTTCTTTAGAGTCACTAGCAAAAGGTGCGGTGCAGTTTTCTCGAAGATATAGTTTTAGAGAAATACGCGATAGATGGTACTCTATCCTCTATGATCCTATTATTTCTGCGGAAGCATCTGCAGGCATGACAGACTTTGAGATTTCTACTTCACCTCTCCCATCGAAGTTCATCAAGTTTGGAAATTCAAGAGAATGCAAAATTGATTCTGCAAAAAGAAAAGCTGAAAGTGTACGGACTTCCTATTATGCTATGCGGAAAAGAATTCGCAATGACGCATTTAATTCCATAGATTTAGGTTTCCTTGTTGATCCTGAAAATGACAATTATGGTGTAAATGGAAGTGAGAGTTTGCCTAAAAACTGTTTGGCCGAAGGTGAAACGTCCAATCATTTTGGTTTCCATGGTTCACATACTGATCCTGCTCAGTATTCTTTTCCTGAAAATATGATGAATGGTGGTGCTATAACGAATGGAGTTACTGTCCATGCATATTACACCGGAGCTAAGGATCCAGTTCAAGACAATATCCCTGCTGAGCAACAAGATGTACTTAGAGAAGAACCTCAATTTCTTCGAGGTGATGTTTCCAATGAAGCTGCAGAGCAGATGGGTGTTCCAGAAGAACTAGCCATTGATAGCTTCATTGATGACGATAATTTAGAGACCCCATTTGATCAGATCAACAGTGACCCTGGAAACCTGTGTTCTGAGTTTGATGGAAATGATGTATTTGATTCATCTGAAATGGAATGTGGTACATCATTTAATGGCTTACATTTGTCTCCACTCCCGGAAATGCCAGTGTGGAAAACACATGCGAGCATTCAAGAACCTGAAATGCCATGTGGTGATTTTAAGGATTCTATTGCTTGTGGGGAGGCTTACCTGGCAGAACTGTCCAATTCTCTCTTAAACTTCACAAATGAGGAAGAACTCTATCTGATGGATGTTGATGAAAAAGACGGGATTGATAAGCCTTATTATGATGGCCTGAGTTCACTTCTACTAAGTTCTCCTAATGATGTTAGCCAAGATCAGATGCCTGAAAAGGCTGAGGCAGAGTCTTCAGTGGCCTCACAAGCAAAAGTTTCAAATCTGTCAGTTTCATGTCATGCAAAAGTAGATGATAACAATAGACTACAGTCTAGCGATGCCCAAACAGTTCAAAAATCAGATATCCAAGTATCATCTTCTGCCTCTGTTAAAGATCCTCGTTTTCCTGAACTAATCAATGGAGTTGTATTCTGTGCTCTAAACACTGAAGAACCAGAAGTTCCATGCAATGTTGATGTTTTCTTACTACCCTTGGATGTGCCTCCTTCAACATCTCCGTATTCATCTGAATGGGTGTATACAGAATCCAATAAGCCAATTTCATCATGTGTTCAGGATTATGGATTTAGTAACCATAAGGCTCTTGAAAGAAGTAGAATGACAAAGGTAGAACAGAAAAAACCCGCAGAATTTCGTGGATCTTCTCAGGTGATGGGATCTCCTCCCTTTCCAGGGGTAAAGTGTGAATTTTCGAATGCTCATGCATCACACATAGCGTCCAGGAGTGCTGTGACTGTTTCTGGTGGGTTAGGTGGAAATAAAGCTAGCACAACCAATGCTATCATGCATGCAAACCCAAAGGACACACCTATCAATGTAGGCTCGACACATTGTCTAAATAGTCGTGTGACAAACTGTTATAGTGAGAAACCAACCCTTGGGTCTAATGACTTCAGAAATCATCCTTATTCTGATGGATCTGGCATGAAACAGGCAGAAAACTTACCCTTGCCAATTCAAGATCGTCATTTGCAACATGCTGAAGTGGGGTCTTCAGATGTTCCCAAGTCTCATCTGGtggcaatttctccaactttaGATGAAGAAGAGCAATATATGGAGAGTGATGATGATGTTCCTTGTTATTCTGATATAGAGGCAATG ATACTTGATATGGATCTGGATCCAGATGATCAGGATTTGTTTTATAATGAGGAAG TATCAACATATCAACATGAGGAAACTAAGCGGACTATCATAAGGTTGGAACAGGGTGCTCATTCCTATATGCAGAGAGCCATTGCTTTACATGAAGCAATTGCCATTTTATATGGTCGCCATTCAAAGCATTATATTAAGAAAGCCGAG GTTTTACTTGGACGGGCAACAGAAGGTGTTCCAGTAGATATTGACTTAGGCAAAGGAGGTTATGCAAATAAAATATCTCGACGCCAG GCAATTATAAAGCTGGACAATGATGGATCTTTCTACATTAAAAACTTTGGCAAGACTTCAATATTGGTGAATAACAAAGAAGTGCAAACTGGTCAGTCTCAAAGACTACACTCCAATTGTTTGATCGAG TTGAGGGGGATGCCATTCA TTGAGACAAATCCTAGTCGTGTGAAGCAGTATCCGGATCAGCATATTACAGACAATTCATAA